From a region of the Desulfovibrio legallii genome:
- a CDS encoding chaperone protein has product MSTPKTQKNDDYTTCPACRGTGKNSDGTACYECHGTGKRQQACEVPEGPEHEGVCD; this is encoded by the coding sequence ATGAGCACCCCAAAAACGCAAAAAAATGACGACTACACTACCTGCCCCGCTTGCCGGGGCACAGGCAAGAACAGCGACGGCACGGCCTGCTACGAATGCCACGGCACGGGCAAACGTCAGCAGGCCTGTGAAGTTCCAGAAGGCCCGGAACACGAAGGCGTCTGCGACTGA
- a CDS encoding flavodoxin family protein, with amino-acid sequence MSVLLLNGSPHPKGCTYTALSVVAAQLEKNGIETQMLQLGVKPIQCCIACGKCKDTGHCVFNADHVNEAIDLLRAADGFVVGSPVYYAGPNGGVCSFLDRMFFCKSQPYAFKPAAAVVSCRRGGASASFDRLNKYFTIARMPVVSSQYWNSVHGNTPEEVLQDKEGLQIMRTLGDNMAWLIKCIAAGKAAGVATPAPEAWEPTNFIR; translated from the coding sequence ATGTCCGTACTTTTGCTCAACGGCAGCCCGCACCCTAAGGGCTGTACCTACACGGCCCTGTCCGTCGTGGCCGCACAACTGGAAAAAAACGGCATTGAAACCCAAATGTTGCAGTTGGGCGTGAAGCCCATTCAGTGCTGTATTGCCTGCGGCAAGTGCAAGGACACGGGCCACTGCGTGTTCAACGCCGACCACGTCAATGAGGCCATCGACCTGCTGCGCGCCGCCGACGGCTTTGTGGTGGGCTCGCCCGTGTACTACGCCGGACCCAACGGCGGCGTCTGTTCCTTCCTGGACCGTATGTTTTTCTGCAAATCCCAGCCTTATGCCTTCAAGCCCGCCGCCGCCGTGGTGAGCTGTCGGCGCGGCGGGGCCAGCGCTTCTTTTGACCGCCTGAACAAATACTTCACCATCGCGCGCATGCCCGTGGTTTCTTCCCAGTACTGGAATTCCGTGCACGGCAATACACCGGAAGAAGTGCTGCAGGACAAGGAAGGCCTGCAGATCATGCGCACCCTGGGCGACAACATGGCCTGGCTCATCAAGTGCATCGCCGCCGGCAAGGCCGCAGGCGTGGCCACGCCTGCGCCGGAAGCATGGGAGCCCACCAACTTCATCCGCTAG
- a CDS encoding DMT family transporter, with protein MCATKPYHWLCLAGAILLEVAGTTVMKLSQGWQFVHAAALGLGCMWGAVALSYYLLAKAVTGLPVGVSFAFWEGLGLTCITLCGVLLLDEAFTLRRALGLLCVLAGALLVHHGTGNGEPGVARERLNGAALADDLAEPDVGSL; from the coding sequence ATGTGCGCGACAAAACCTTATCATTGGCTGTGCCTTGCGGGCGCAATTTTACTGGAGGTGGCGGGAACCACCGTTATGAAACTTTCCCAGGGCTGGCAGTTCGTCCACGCTGCAGCGCTGGGCCTGGGTTGCATGTGGGGGGCCGTGGCCCTATCCTATTATTTGTTGGCCAAGGCCGTCACTGGCCTGCCTGTGGGGGTGAGTTTTGCTTTCTGGGAAGGGCTGGGTCTTACCTGCATCACCCTTTGCGGCGTGCTGTTGCTGGATGAAGCCTTCACCCTGCGGCGGGCTTTGGGCTTGCTCTGCGTACTGGCGGGCGCTTTGCTGGTGCACCACGGCACAGGAAACGGCGAACCTGGCGTTGCCCGTGAGCGCTTGAACGGCGCGGCTCTTGCGGATGATCTGGCGGAACCGGATGTGGGGAGTCTGTGA
- a CDS encoding deoxyguanosinetriphosphate triphosphohydrolase, which translates to MAAYAQQWKKLLAPWRKTSDARREDTLNAVRNPFLVDYDRLIFASSFRRLARKTQVHPLVRNDHIHNRLTHSLEVGCVGRSLVMTVGAALQERGDLPAPYGPEHLGQIVQAACLAHDIGNPPFGHAGEEAIRDWFCDQAGKNGCFGPLREEERADFMAFDGNAQGFRVVNALENNKDRGGLRLTFPVVASLVKYPRSAREALDRHSRKFNFYTAERELFAEIFQTLGLGDGPWQRHPLSYLLEAADDICYRIIDMEDARELRIIGYADLFAVMKPLLVPGGADRLERMDSDRRRSGMLRTLAMGTIIPSVARTFMERYEDIMHGALEGDLLRHAQPQVRDFMDAAKEIFNGKIMNDPQKTALEIGTYTLYRRLLDVFIPACCNSCGNVPMSYRETRALTLMGANAPGVDDNLYTACLRVVDFVSGMTDDYATFVSRQFSGTAGGRDH; encoded by the coding sequence ATGGCCGCGTATGCCCAACAATGGAAGAAACTTCTGGCTCCATGGCGCAAAACCAGCGACGCGCGGCGTGAGGATACGCTGAACGCGGTGCGCAATCCTTTTTTGGTGGATTACGACAGGCTGATCTTTGCCAGTTCGTTCCGGCGGCTGGCCCGCAAAACCCAGGTCCACCCCCTGGTGCGCAACGACCACATCCACAACCGTCTGACCCATTCGTTGGAAGTGGGCTGCGTGGGCCGCTCCCTGGTCATGACGGTCGGGGCCGCCCTGCAGGAGCGCGGCGACCTGCCCGCACCCTACGGGCCGGAGCACCTGGGGCAGATTGTCCAGGCCGCCTGCCTGGCCCACGACATCGGCAATCCGCCCTTTGGTCACGCCGGGGAGGAGGCCATCCGTGACTGGTTTTGTGATCAGGCGGGGAAAAACGGCTGTTTTGGCCCGTTGCGTGAAGAGGAGCGGGCCGATTTTATGGCCTTTGACGGCAACGCGCAGGGCTTTCGCGTCGTCAACGCGCTGGAGAACAACAAGGACCGCGGCGGTCTGCGTCTGACCTTTCCGGTCGTCGCCAGTCTGGTTAAATATCCGCGGTCCGCCCGTGAGGCCCTGGACCGCCACAGTCGCAAATTCAATTTTTACACGGCGGAGAGGGAGCTTTTCGCCGAGATTTTTCAGACCCTGGGGCTGGGGGACGGCCCCTGGCAACGGCATCCGCTCTCTTACCTGCTGGAGGCGGCGGACGACATCTGCTACCGCATTATCGACATGGAGGACGCGCGAGAACTGCGCATCATCGGTTACGCTGACCTCTTCGCGGTCATGAAGCCGCTGCTGGTGCCGGGCGGGGCGGACCGTCTGGAGCGTATGGATTCAGACCGGCGGCGCTCCGGCATGCTGCGCACCCTGGCTATGGGAACCATTATTCCTTCCGTGGCCCGGACTTTTATGGAGCGCTATGAAGACATTATGCACGGCGCGCTGGAAGGCGATCTGCTGCGCCACGCGCAGCCCCAGGTGCGCGACTTTATGGACGCCGCCAAAGAGATATTTAACGGCAAGATCATGAACGACCCCCAGAAAACCGCACTGGAAATAGGCACCTATACCCTGTACCGACGGCTGCTGGACGTATTTATTCCGGCCTGCTGCAATTCGTGCGGCAACGTGCCCATGAGCTATCGCGAAACCCGCGCCCTGACCCTTATGGGGGCCAACGCGCCGGGCGTGGACGACAACCTGTATACCGCCTGCCTGCGGGTGGTGGATTTTGTTTCAGGCATGACCGACGACTACGCCACCTTTGTTTCCCGTCAGTTTTCCGGCACTGCCGGCGGCAGGGACCACTGA
- a CDS encoding acetolactate synthase large subunit, producing MAAQNVAQLLVECLRAEGVRYVFGIPGEENIHFVRAVADSGDIRFILARHEQGAAFMADIYGRLTGKAGVCAATLGPGAINLLQGVADAQTNSSPLLALSAQVGLKRIYKESHQIVDLVGMFRPVTKWADTVLTPQSLPEMARKAFQTAQEERPGAAYLALPEDVEAAPAPEGARPLRTAENAKAIPSPSAVAEAARLLRAARKPVILAGHGVARTGNAPVLAAFAERYQTPVATTFMGKGVISDRSPQSLGVIGFMRHDYENCAFDQADVILSVGYELQEFTPERINPGGDKTIIHINTFLPDTDAHYATTVNITADVGLALAALSKALGEGPLLSAGRGATIRQLVEAELDKGRTSDAFPLKPQRLVADIRAVMGDEDIVLADTGAIKMWMARLYPTYAPLTCLISNGLSTMGFSLPGAIGAHLAHPDRKVLAVMGDGSFLMNSQEMETAVRENIPLKILVWVDDSYGLIKWKMDMASGSHACVDFANPDFVTYAASFGAKGYQVASAAELRPTLHRALDEPGVSLVACPVDYSENMALIDTLGELTPALCLMDSL from the coding sequence ATGGCTGCACAGAACGTCGCTCAACTGCTGGTGGAATGCCTGCGGGCAGAGGGCGTCCGCTACGTTTTCGGCATTCCCGGCGAAGAAAACATCCATTTTGTGCGCGCCGTGGCCGATTCCGGCGACATCCGCTTCATCCTGGCCCGGCACGAGCAGGGTGCGGCCTTTATGGCCGACATCTATGGCCGGCTCACGGGCAAGGCGGGCGTCTGCGCCGCCACGCTGGGGCCTGGGGCCATTAATCTTTTGCAGGGCGTGGCCGACGCCCAGACCAATTCCAGCCCGCTGCTGGCCCTTTCCGCCCAAGTGGGCCTCAAACGCATTTACAAAGAGTCCCACCAAATTGTTGACCTGGTGGGCATGTTCCGCCCCGTGACCAAGTGGGCGGACACGGTGCTGACCCCGCAATCCCTGCCGGAAATGGCGCGCAAGGCCTTTCAGACCGCGCAGGAGGAGCGCCCCGGCGCGGCCTACCTGGCCCTGCCCGAAGACGTGGAGGCCGCCCCGGCCCCGGAAGGGGCCCGCCCCCTGCGCACGGCGGAAAACGCCAAAGCCATCCCTTCGCCGTCGGCGGTGGCCGAAGCCGCGCGTCTGTTGCGCGCTGCGCGCAAGCCCGTAATCCTGGCCGGGCACGGCGTGGCCCGCACGGGCAATGCCCCGGTGCTGGCGGCCTTTGCCGAACGCTACCAGACGCCCGTGGCCACCACCTTCATGGGCAAGGGCGTCATCAGCGACCGCAGCCCGCAGTCCCTGGGCGTCATCGGCTTCATGCGCCACGATTATGAAAACTGCGCTTTTGACCAGGCGGACGTGATCCTTTCCGTGGGCTACGAGCTGCAGGAGTTCACCCCGGAACGCATCAATCCGGGGGGCGACAAAACCATCATCCACATCAACACGTTTTTGCCGGACACGGACGCCCACTACGCCACCACGGTCAACATCACGGCGGATGTGGGCCTGGCCCTGGCGGCGCTTTCCAAGGCTCTGGGTGAAGGGCCCCTGCTTTCGGCCGGGCGCGGGGCTACCATCCGCCAGCTGGTGGAGGCGGAGCTGGACAAAGGCCGCACAAGCGACGCCTTCCCGCTCAAGCCCCAGCGCCTGGTGGCCGATATCCGCGCCGTCATGGGCGACGAGGATATCGTCCTGGCCGACACCGGGGCCATCAAAATGTGGATGGCTCGCCTCTACCCCACCTACGCCCCGCTGACCTGCCTGATCTCCAACGGACTTTCCACCATGGGCTTTTCTCTGCCCGGAGCCATAGGCGCGCACCTGGCCCACCCGGACCGCAAGGTTCTGGCCGTCATGGGCGACGGCAGCTTTCTCATGAATTCGCAGGAAATGGAAACAGCCGTGCGGGAGAATATTCCCCTCAAAATCCTGGTCTGGGTGGACGACAGCTACGGCCTCATCAAGTGGAAAATGGACATGGCCTCAGGCTCACACGCCTGCGTGGACTTTGCCAACCCGGATTTCGTGACCTATGCGGCCAGCTTTGGCGCCAAAGGCTACCAGGTGGCCAGCGCGGCGGAGCTGCGCCCCACCCTGCACCGGGCTCTGGACGAACCGGGCGTTTCTCTGGTGGCCTGCCCCGTGGACTACAGCGAGAACATGGCCCTTATCGACACGTTGGGCGAACTGACCCCGGCCCTCTGCCTTATGGATTCGCTGTAG
- a CDS encoding SMR family transporter, with protein MPDATFFNFSLVLVVLAAALDVLANMLLARSDGFRRRGPGLLALMLVGLAFYCLSLAVRQLDLSVAYALWGALGLLGTSLGGWLLLRQRLAPSAFAGMGLLVCGMVLLRLS; from the coding sequence ATGCCGGACGCGACTTTTTTTAATTTTTCTCTGGTGCTGGTAGTGTTGGCGGCGGCGCTGGACGTGCTGGCCAACATGCTGCTGGCCCGCTCAGACGGTTTCCGCCGCCGGGGGCCGGGGCTGCTGGCCCTGATGCTGGTAGGACTGGCTTTTTATTGTCTTTCGCTGGCCGTGCGGCAGCTGGATCTTTCCGTAGCCTATGCCTTGTGGGGGGCGCTGGGCTTGCTGGGCACCTCCCTCGGCGGCTGGCTGCTGCTGCGGCAGCGGCTTGCGCCCAGCGCTTTTGCGGGTATGGGGCTCCTGGTTTGCGGCATGGTTCTACTGCGGTTGAGTTAG
- the mutM gene encoding bifunctional DNA-formamidopyrimidine glycosylase/DNA-(apurinic or apyrimidinic site) lyase: MPELPEVETVARTLRPQVQDCRLGAAQVLRSSSLHPLSLPLERLAGARVAAVGRRGKLLLLDLDPSAAVDTALRAATGLRLAIHLRMTGRVRTVEAACPPGPYTRCVFALRTPVGEARQLFFDDVRAFGLVLAATPDILARWSFWRDLGPEPLDLKAADFAALLRGRGSALKAVLLDQKVLAGVGNIYADESLFAAGLDPRRKADTLRPAQSARLLHCLQDVLLRSIAQCGSSIRDYRDANGDVGAFQNSFAVYGRGGEACVRCGRPLQKLRVAGRSTVCCPHCQR, from the coding sequence ATGCCGGAATTGCCGGAAGTGGAAACCGTGGCCCGCACCCTGCGTCCGCAGGTGCAGGACTGCCGCCTGGGCGCGGCGCAGGTGCTGCGGTCCAGCAGCCTGCATCCTCTGAGTTTGCCCCTGGAACGGCTGGCGGGCGCGCGGGTGGCGGCGGTGGGACGTCGCGGCAAGCTGCTTTTGCTGGACCTGGACCCTTCGGCTGCTGTGGATACAGCCCTGCGCGCGGCCACAGGCCTGCGCCTGGCTATCCATTTGCGCATGACGGGCCGCGTGCGCACGGTGGAAGCCGCCTGCCCGCCAGGGCCCTACACCCGTTGTGTTTTCGCCCTGCGCACGCCGGTGGGCGAGGCGCGGCAGCTCTTTTTTGACGACGTGCGGGCCTTTGGCCTGGTGCTGGCCGCCACGCCGGATATTCTGGCCCGCTGGTCATTCTGGCGAGATCTGGGGCCAGAGCCGCTGGACCTGAAGGCTGCGGATTTTGCGGCCCTGCTGCGGGGGCGCGGGTCTGCCCTCAAGGCTGTGCTGCTGGACCAGAAAGTCCTTGCGGGCGTGGGCAACATCTATGCGGATGAGAGCCTTTTTGCCGCCGGGCTGGACCCCCGCCGCAAGGCGGACACGTTGCGCCCGGCCCAGAGCGCCCGCCTGCTGCACTGCCTTCAAGACGTGCTGCTGCGCTCCATTGCCCAGTGCGGCAGCTCCATCCGCGATTACCGCGACGCCAACGGCGACGTGGGCGCGTTTCAGAATAGCTTTGCCGTTTATGGTCGGGGCGGGGAGGCCTGCGTGCGCTGTGGTCGCCCCCTGCAAAAGCTGCGCGTGGCCGGTCGCTCCACGGTCTGTTGCCCGCACTGCCAGCGTTGA